The Aricia agestis chromosome 3, ilAriAges1.1, whole genome shotgun sequence genome includes the window AGTCAGCTATCTGAACCAATGAGCACATCTTCTACTGAAAATCAAACGTCATCCGACAAAAGCCAAACCAAACAATCATTTAATTTAGTGAAGCTCTTCATGAAACAAAAAAGTAACAGTAACGAAGGTATTGTTAGCATGGATCAACTAGATAGATCGGATTGTTGGCCTTCGAGTTCTGGTGGTGAAAGTGGTGAATCAATGGGTGAACAAAAACTTGGAGATTCTAGAACACTATGTTCTGACAGACCGCAAATAGATTTACCTCGAGATGGGCAAGATGAGTCCCTTGTATACGACGAAATAAGATCTGTTAATCCGTTCAATAGGGTATATGATGAAGTTTTAGTAGAAGAGGATGAAGTTGAGGGTAGCAAGACTAGTGATAATGAATCTCAAGTTTACGCTGTAGTTAATAAATCTCACGCTAGACGAACAAACATTTCAAACAGCCCTTCAAAATTACGAGCAAATAGAAAGTCGTGTTCCTCGACATCTGCTACTAGTATTTCCAGCTGTTCTGAATCTGACGGTACTCAGATATATCGATTCAATAGAGTACTGCAAAAAGAAAATTGTGATACAAAATCTACTTCTACCCATCTGGAAGCAGATACAATCGATAAAAGTATGCAAACATCAATTCAAGCTTCAACAGCAAGCCGTGATCGAGAAATGATAAAACTTATGGAATCTTCATTTTTGGATAAATTGAAAGAAGGTGACTGTGAAAAGCCAGTGTTTGTTCTCTATCCTAACTATACCTTACCTGATATAAGCTTTTTGAACGGAAGaccaaatatttatttgaacCCCATTAaagtaaaccttaaaccaaaaAGTAATGAAAACAAAAGAAGTCGTATGCAAGTAAGAGGTAAACGACCATTCTCCTGCAATGACGTAGaaatgttaaagaaaaaaggtGTCGGTCATATCAAAGATTGGGATTCACTGAACTTTTTATTACCACCTGAGTGCAAACAAATGCTATCAGAAATGCCAGAAATTCGGCAACATATTAAAGAGAAGGAGTGTCGATGCAGCGAAAAATATCCTTTATCTAAGCAGAAAAATAGGCCAATGAGTTGTGATTGCCAGCATTTAGCAAACAATACAACGGTTTCCTCTAGTTCAAGTACAGCTACTCAACCGTCATCTGGTTATCGTGGATCTTCTACTATGTTGACCGATTCATCAGCACAAAACAGCCCTGCGCCTACAGGAAACTTTAACCCATTATTCGTTTATCGCTATGATAGCGCTACCAGTTCGGAGGCCAGTTGTACAAACAATGAAGCTCAAAGAATCAATCCAACAATACCAAAACGTTCTCTATCATTAGCAGAACAAAATCGACTCGCCAAACAAGGCGAGTTTGCGCCACCAAGGCCACCTTTACCAAAGAGTATTTTACGCAAATCTGTAGATAAAAATAAGAAAGCCAACGCACACAATAAGCGTTACAGTATGTTTGAAATGGATGAATTTTTAAATGATGCAGTTGTATGTAATGCTACTGTCGgtgaacaaaaaactaaaagaaGGTCGTTACAAGAACCTTACTATCTTCAAAATCAACCAAATTGTGACTATCGGAAAAATAACGATTTAGCTGCTAAAAGGCTTTCGCAGCAGTTTTTGGATGCCGCAGAGAAAGACGCAGACTACAATGAATACTTCCAAGATGAAGGCGTTGGTACAGAAAGCAGTTTGGATTCAGGGAAGTCCAACGAAATTCAATATCGTCGGCCGCATACACCCCCATTACCGAAACCAAGAACCAAAAAATTGGAATATATTGAATTCCCACCTCCGGATGCGCTAATTAGTAGTGCCGACTTGCAACAACTGGAAGAATTTCTTAAATTGAGTGGTTTCAATTGCCAAAATATGGATGAATGGGACCAAAATCAAGTACAAAAGGTAAGAAATCAGGTAACCAAGTTTCTTCAGATGAAACGTTCTCAAGAAGAGAATCAGAGGTCTACAGATTCTAGTGGCAGTAGTTGTAATAGTAAAAAATCTGTGAGCTTCGCACAAAAACCTGATCCCAAAGGCGAGACACAGCATGCTTCTGTAAAAGCTGTTGAAGAGCTCAAGGTTCAAAGTCTTACGACTCCACCAAATTCGCCTAACTTATCTGCAATGGTAGCACAAAGGCACTATCAggtaacattttgtattttacctactttacatgcattacaacgcCGTTTAGTTTCTGTAAGTACCTTTGGTTTTTTgtttcttatttaattttttccttGTTTATTTTAAGTTGATAGTAATGTGTATGTCATTTGTTATTTtccaaagttaatttttttcacGCTTTGTATATTTTTTCTTGTGTAGTGTGTAAAGGCTTTTCTGGctatgttattaaaatcattttatgacaTACACATTACTGTAATAGCTATTTCTATTATAGGGGAAAAATTTGGCCGAAATACCAATATGCGAGGAGGGCGAAGTTACACCAGATGATTTTACTAGTCCAACGCAACAAGACGGAAGACTCAAATATGATattgatatttcacagaaaagaGGTAAATTGAAATTCCTTGATCTCGAATAGAACACAATTAATTTCCTCTGAATACTTTCCAACAATTGCATATAAAAGTATATACTTAACTTAAGTAATTGCAAAAATTTTTATAAACATAGTTTTTAATTACTTGATActacttactttaaaatgctaatgacattatttaaattttgttttagcaTTAGTATCTAACGTGACCGATGCTGTAGAGATGTTGATTCAACATTTCGCGCCGGCTACGGACCAAGCTGAATTAGCTTTCTTAGGTGACTCCAAACAATCTCCCGCCTGTGCTAAGATTGCACTCAACGCACTTTGTCCAGCATTGTACGCAATATTTAGAGACGGTCTCAAAGAAAACATTGAAACTTCATTTGGAGCTGTTAATAACTCAGTTTGGCAAATGGTAGAAGCAACTGCCAGACAAGGTACGAACTCTTTTACTGTCTATTGCAAAATAAATGTTGCATAATAACTTTCagtgtaaatataataattaataatagtacttacttaaaagtgAAATACATTTCATTATTTTCGTAGGTCCAATAACCAAGTCACTCAACGAATTGGTATTGAGAATTAACAGCGAGGACGCGGTAACTGAAGGGCTAGTCAAATTCAACGCATTCATACTTGGCCTGCTGAAgtaagaattttaaataaataaaaacaaattaagaaaatgatttcataaaaccAATTTTACTAACCAATGTGTCTTTAGTTCGCAGTCCGTCGACGCATGGGTTTCATACGTCCGCACAAGGGAATCAATACTTGCAAAACACTACGACCAAGATTCTTTGATATTGGCTGGTTGCGTCGGCGACCCGCGATGCAGAGCCTTGTTGGATACGCTGTTGGCTAGCCTCGAACCTCTTAAATTATTGCCTTTTAACTTGGACCTCATGTTTGAGATGCGCGAACTACATCGAAGTTTCAAGAAAATCGAGAGCGACATGCGAGCTGCTAGTCGGGTAAGCATCATACTGTTATCACTGTTGTGCTATTCGATATTGAGTATTATGTACAAGACACTTATAAGCCCTGCCGCCTCAATAGTAAGCTGACAGCGCTTTATTTGCATTTTATCGTTTGCATGTGCTTCCAATTCACAAATCACAGCGATCTCAAAACTCGCCATATCGTGCACATTTTACATAAAATGCAAATAATGCTTATCGACGATATACTGCGACAGTCGTTTGAGGACATCCATATAACATGAGATTGGTTTGATGCATGATGCTAAAACATCTTTAATAATTTAACAGCCCACAACGATTAACTCTCCACCACTAACACTAAATCAAAGAAACCTACTAAAACTGGTCCGGTCCGTGCAATCGAGCGTCTCGGTCGAGGACTGCCAAACCAGCGTGATAATGAGACACAAAGAGCCGAAAAAAGAGCCATCGACGCCGGACCTGCTCAATGACACGGCACAAGTTAAGACCGTAGTTGATAAGAATAGGCCGAGATCGTGTGTGAACCCCGCTCCGGTTGGATACGACATCTGTCCGAATAACAGTCGAATCGAGCTAGACACGAGAAGGTGGTCGGGGGTACACCTCGGCTCCAAGCTAATGCAGGCTTTCGACAGGCTAGTGCTCGATGACAGTGACGATTACACTGATAGCTTAGAGAATAACAAGCCCTCAGCTAAAACGACCGGCAATGACCCGAAGGTAATTTGCTGGGATACATGTGTTTCGTTTGgtagtttatttttatgttccCACATCGTTTACGTCTCAGCTTCACGAATCAACGCTTCTTGGTTCATCTTTGGTTgcattttgtttttgaaatgtTTTGTTTGCGTTCCCATAACTTGTGCCTATGTTattgaacaaaaagtttttccaTTCCAAGAAATCTTAAACGAGAATCCATAAAAATAGGTTTTTCAAACCTGGAATCATAAATTGGTTAATCTTTAAGACATTTGTGATGGAAAAATTGCTTTGTGTTTCGCTGCGcaatattttagttttcataAAGCATGTAAGTTGTCAACAGGAAACTTGTTCAGTGATCACGCACAGGGTTTACCATATTTGCTGTGGTTTACCTACTAGTCGCTTCATGCTTCCATTGTTTGCTACGTGCAAAATGTACGTCTATGTCAAATGTTAATAAATAAGACACTATTAGAtaggatatttatattttattacagcaTGGTCATATTTTTTGAActgaataaaatgtattctaatctCAACAACATCACTATTTTTGTAATTATCTCACTTTGATTGTTAGTGTAAAAgttaataagataatatgtagaCAACAATTTTACAAATTACACAAATTGACTATTTGATCCAAATTCTGCGATCAAAGGTTTCATCAACCTCTAGAAATATGAACTAAAGACTTTTACGAGATCATTGCACAATGTAGCTCAATAGAGGACAATAAAACATTAGTAGATGACTATGCAAAACATTCCAGCTGGAATGTAGCGGTGAGGAGCCATGGCGGCCGGGATCAGCCAACAGTTGCGCGAGTGCTAACACGGGCAGCAACAACTCTGGCGGCAAATTCCGGCGACTACAGCTCAAGTGGGAGATGTTGAGCACCGCGGAGAGTCCAGTCACACCAACCGGTAAGTGTTCTATCTCCCTCTAACAAAAAGcactaacaaaaaaatacaaataatcaaGCAATTGTCTATTGAACTAATTCTGATACGTACGTACTACGTCTAAATATGTCCACCTCTCTGCAGTTTTCAACTGTTTCGACGCGGATAATAATGTGATTACGATAGTTATCCATGACAAAtcaattttctttaatattgcatttattagcAGTAACCAATAAAATTGGTAGCTTACAGCGATTAGTCTAGAAGTCAATAATCTGAAATACCACTTAACTTATTTCTTGCAGCTTTGTTTCAAATTGTTTGAGCATTAATAGCTGTCTGTAAATACAATGATGACTCTGTAACACGCTAGGCTGGTGTcataaatgtatttataatattcggAGATAAGACTCACGAAAACAAGGTTAAATAAATCTTGAACGAACTCCAAAGAAGTTCACGGCTGCATTATCTCCCATCAAAGTCAAACATgtgataaaaatatgaatacttTCCGATTCTAAATGCAACGTTTAAAATGTAAAACTGTGTgcttgtttgaataaaatgaatgcTCCTGCTCCTGGTGccttgtttgaataaaatgaatgcTGCAGTGTTCTACTGTCTACATtacacaattaatattatatatgtatattatgattaattgattagtgatcgaagataatattatgtcacattttctttttcaaaatatctattttctatttatatacTCAAAGGTATTTATatacgcacagcccaaacccctggacggatcgggctgaaatttggcatgtagttagatgttataacgtaggcatccgctaagaaaggattttgataaattccaaccccaaggggttcaaataggggatgaaagtttgtatataataatacttcttaacgcgagccaAGCcccgggcaaaagctcgttcttTATAATGTTTGAACTTGATATCTGTTGACAACTTTATAGTTTCGGTGTCCACCCAGTTTTTGTGGTATTATAAAAATCGCCTTCACCTTGGACGTCTTCCAAATATATTCTAGAATCCCCAGTTTTAACACGACGGGTGAATAATGTACAAGCTCATGTACCCGGTCTCTAAAACAATGGAGGCGTTGACCAATTTAGACACGTGCTAGAACACGACTTCCTGAAAGTACTGTTATGCGGTTATTACGAATTCCGATATTATCTACCCGTCcgttttctttatcgtttctatcgttattatcatcatcaacctcaattttgtaattatgtggttttttacttatttcgctattttagttttgtttttgtGATAAAGATCATGTTCCAATTTAGAACTAATAGACATATTTGTATAACAAGTATGATTACTTAAGACTCATCGGTCATCGCTCTTTTTATACACCCTGTAAAGCAGTGattcttaaccggtggtccgcggaccactggtggtccctggaggcattccaagtggtccgcgaagccatcctaataatatgtgagAATTCAGAAGTTATTAAAGAATATaagtatgcactatgcagtcacaaatcacattaaattaaaagttgtaacttttagatttttgccacattaaaaaaatgatttctaatCATAAAGTtgtgcttgttttctttattaaaCAACCCTTACTTTGGGTAAATCAGCTGGGTTGTCCCCGGCTAGACAAACATTTGGCAAAATGGTCCCTCATGgctaaaaggttaagaaccaccgctgtaaagtattataatactgTTGTTCTGAGCGTATATTTACATTCATTAGGTAATGATTTTAAAGGAGCACTTTCTTGCTTTTGAGTACTACACagtaaaatcttatttttttttctttttatctcCTCTTTCTTATAAACAGTATTATATTTGTTGAGCTTGGCAATAAAAGTATTTGTTACCTCGATCCCGGTCTCCTGGGAGTTTGCCAACTGTTGAATGTTCAACTGTTAAAAAACATTCATTCAGACAACTAGCTTACTAGACGCTTTAGTAAGAAAACCCACGACTGATTCATCTGAAAAGTTAAATCTTATTAAGCTTTAAAATACTACTTGTTTTCCGCAGAATAGGGCGCAATTTACTTTCTGATTTAAGACTTCTGTTGAGAGTTAGTATTGATCTATTTTAGTATTTCTGAGTTATACTGGTTACTGCACTGAATCATAAAACAATGTTTATAGAAAAGATTCGCATTTAAAAACTGCTTTTTAGATCTCTTGTCTGTAAatttttgactattataatattgcctCAATAACTATATCAACAACTATTTTATGATTAGGTTAAGTTGAGGCACAGAACTTCATATAAAATGCTGgaatttgtataaaactttgtGTCTCTTATTTTCATTATGctatacctacataaaaaattacattcattTATTTTCAAAAGTGCAATTTCTAGAACGAAGTTGCTTAAGTGCTATTCTAACCTAATGGTTATCTATTGTTTTCAGGTGAGACCTCACCAGCTGCGGCACGCGGGTCCAAGATCCCCCGCCCCGTATCGTCCCCGGTGCGACCACAAGCGCCCGCGATACAGTCGCCCGCTAAAAACACGCACCGGTAAGCAAGGCTCATATTGCAACGGCAACATGATGAGGCATTGCGATGCTTTTTTAcctacttccaaaaaggaggaggagaaggagGAAAGGAggatattcggctgtggatataattttttaagtgagccattcaaatttggaacaggCATCCCGACACCGCGGCTGCATCTTTATTTGTAGCAAATGTgtattatttgtgtttaaacAAAATTCAATGTTAATGGCTCATAAAAAAATGCATCGTATTGCAACGATGCGTCACGTTGTAATTGTAAGGTGACGCTAAACTTAAAAAAGTATCCCTAGcggctaaaataaaatatggatcTGACCGACACTATTCATAAAACCACGACTATAAAATAGGGGTTGAATAGATCGATGTCACAATGCGGGCGAGGGTCGCCATATGGTTTGATTTGTAaagaatttaatttatattatggcgGATAGATTATGATGTCTCTACTAATATTTCTAAAAGCTCATTAAGTAAATGAATGCTGGCCTTTTGAACGGGGACTTTGATATCGTTATATTGTTTACTATTTAGTGTTTATTCAACCTTCTATCTGCTTTTGAATGTTGGTGAATTTAGATTGTAGAGAAGTAAAATCTATTGTACCTTAAGACGAATTATTCCTaactttataatcattattttaatttatttaattggtcgtattcaaattacaattttatcatTCATTATAATcatgacataattattatcttccCTATTTAATATTAACGTCAACATCATCATTGTAATCATCATCAACTCCTGTTTTAGTGGTATCCCAGTGCCGGTCCGCAAAGGCGTATCCCCGACATCGACGGCGCCGCGGGCCGCCCCATCTCGTAACACCACACCGAAGAAACCACCGCATCCAGCGCACAGGTATACTCTATGTTCACTTAGAATggaataaaatagaataaaatagacTTCTTTGTGTCCAAGAATTCAAGATACTCgcaccagtagctctaccatgagtttaaagctataagtatttttcgatactcgataccgactaccgtaaatttttagtatagcAAATTTTACaacgcctctagcggtcacttgtggaactaaaatcgccatactaaatatttacgtagtcggtatcgagtatcgataaatactatagctatAAAGtaatggtagagctactgaagtCTGGTCACATTCTCGTATAGTATTCTTCTGATGTTTACTTTATTTGCCTCCAGTAACACTTcaaacacaataattataatatatttcaaatctaactacataatattatgaaaattttcTGTCATGTATTCGGTCAAGATAGTATCCGCTTAAGAATGTAAGCTTATCGTTTACTGTTCCTTCGCATtttcaaaattgtaaataatgGTGGCGGGTTCCTTGTTAGCTTTTTTAATTTGCTTAATATTTGCATGGGTACCTACAGAAATATTCCAGAAAAACCTACAAGGAAAGTTGCTGAAAAGCGAGTGACGCAAACCAATGTTGCCGTCGCTAAAAACACTCAGGGTGTTAAGAAAACTGCGTATGTATATTTTCTCGAAGAATCTTCAAAATAACCAATCTAATGTTGTGCTGTCAACAACCCTAACAGCATGATTGCACGAATCAATGTTATCTTAGGTGGTTACTCTTAGGTGAAAAATAtacagaaattaaaaagtgttttCGAAAATCATCAAACTAACAGCAACCTACAATTTACATCCATCCAAATACATTATTAAATTCTAACCTATTTCCAATTATAATGCAAGTAACGATACCATAATATTAACTATACTAGAGATCAATGATGGTGTCTTTTCTGTTCAATTAGTTAGTTTcccattaataaatataataactacttcgttttgaaaaaaaagcactAATTAACTCAACAtatcaaaaatactaagaaAAGAGATTTTGAAAAGGATTCATGGTCACGTAGCTCAATTCTAAAGCTACTCTAagggctataactcaccgggaatcCAATGCAGCGTAGCCAGTGATGTTactatggcaacgtccaagctacgtctggcgtctctacgtcgccgcaaagcggtATTTTTCTTAAAGCTAAgtttaaaaacagcgctttaCAGCGACGTAGAGCTGATAATATGGTAATGTCACTGGCTACATCGCATTggcgtcccggtgagttatagccctAAAGGCGTGCATTATTTGAGTCGATTTGGCAACTCAAACCTTTCTCTTTTCTTGGGCCTCTTATCATACGTATTAAGATGAGACTGACGACACAAATGTCAAATGACCAATGATTCATACTGATTGAATTCCTTCCTACTAAAAAGATACGAGGTCAAGCCTTTCGTCTTAACGTCATTGATTGTTGTGTAGATGTCATTTACTCTCTTAACACAAATCGAGTATAGGGTAATTAATACAATGTGTGTGGTAGGACGTCGCGCGTGGACGGCGTGAGCGGTGTGGGCGCGCCGCGCCCGTCGTCGCTGCCGTACGGTCGCGCCGCTCCGCCCCCCGCCGCGCCCCGCCGTGCCGCCTCCTCGTCCGCCGCGCGCGCCTCAGCACAGCACCACGCCAAACACAAGTAAGTACCAGCTATTCACGATTCGAAAACTTTACCGTATGGTCAATGTTAATGCGCGGCGAGCGTTTAGATGTCGCACGATAAAGTTTTTGAAACTGTACTTTCAGACCTTCTATCGCTTCTAgaaaaacaaaactttaaacAGTTATGGGTCTGAAAACAAAGGGGCTGTAAAGTTTTGAGGTTAAAGTTTCATTAGGAgtgattatttaataattattcgaACACTTTTTGAAAAAATCGGTCAAGACAGCCAATTACGATCTTACAGAGAATCGCTCATACGTTTAAACATTACGTGTCTGCTTCTACTACTTCTTACAATAACACTATGTACTTTTAAAATGATATGGCTTTCAAACGATAAGATAACATTCAAAGACTTAGATTGCTTGTgataatctatttttttttttatattttattgaattttcaGGTATGTCAGAACACTATGGCATCGGCTACCTTCGGACTCCGGTCACCT containing:
- the LOC121740516 gene encoding uncharacterized protein LOC121740516 isoform X4, translating into MRIKTYSDYRPNGPPPRLGLKAASPGVDEDCNSNTSLAGSQHSTHDELDSHCDNSGYLWLLDYNPMFRDGSCHHISVLSSVSASYKGLSDLTSRFEFASRYKDLARDLDANLAEADMESFKTEDIHALLMTADLPHDTIIDDIAHDSNPQGEMFASISSSLVERFQLDSSMSAASSFQGEESVGSINTMSICKSELLFSPVKEAVHGVHFSVDSLDCELPTEQDLILTCQANKDNYTIAFEGSVTIYSEDNECIEPAVIQKHDNLVKENINIGLDSDERTRRNLELLERCKKLTHKLTTSMARSELGLTTWSKLKKQTSQSPLQRHPSGNNNGDSNDSADVINEMNNSVIKSQSLPNLYRRKLMSSSINSAALSNSTVDSFTVNQRLTGTSACMKVYDVSQNRSSHGSQLSEPMSTSSTENQTSSDKSQTKQSFNLVKLFMKQKSNSNEGIVSMDQLDRSDCWPSSSGGESGESMGEQKLGDSRTLCSDRPQIDLPRDGQDESLVYDEIRSVNPFNRVYDEVLVEEDEVEGSKTSDNESQVYAVVNKSHARRTNISNSPSKLRANRKSCSSTSATSISSCSESDGTQIYRFNRVLQKENCDTKSTSTHLEADTIDKSMQTSIQASTASRDREMIKLMESSFLDKLKEGDCEKPVFVLYPNYTLPDISFLNGRPNIYLNPIKVNLKPKSNENKRSRMQVRGKRPFSCNDVEMLKKKGVGHIKDWDSLNFLLPPECKQMLSEMPEIRQHIKEKECRCSEKYPLSKQKNRPMSCDCQHLANNTTVSSSSSTATQPSSGYRGSSTMLTDSSAQNSPAPTGNFNPLFVYRYDSATSSEASCTNNEAQRINPTIPKRSLSLAEQNRLAKQGEFAPPRPPLPKSILRKSVDKNKKANAHNKRYSMFEMDEFLNDAVVCNATVGEQKTKRRSLQEPYYLQNQPNCDYRKNNDLAAKRLSQQFLDAAEKDADYNEYFQDEGVGTESSLDSGKSNEIQYRRPHTPPLPKPRTKKLEYIEFPPPDALISSADLQQLEEFLKLSGFNCQNMDEWDQNQVQKGKNLAEIPICEEGEVTPDDFTSPTQQDGRLKYDIDISQKRALVSNVTDAVEMLIQHFAPATDQAELAFLGDSKQSPACAKIALNALCPALYAIFRDGLKENIETSFGAVNNSVWQMVEATARQGPITKSLNELVLRINSEDAVTEGLVKFNAFILGLLNSQSVDAWVSYVRTRESILAKHYDQDSLILAGCVGDPRCRALLDTLLASLEPLKLLPFNLDLMFEMRELHRSFKKIESDMRAASRPTTINSPPLTLNQRNLLKLVRSVQSSVSVEDCQTSVIMRHKEPKKEPSTPDLLNDTAQVKTVVDKNRPRSCVNPAPVGYDICPNNSRIELDTRRWSGVHLGSKLMQAFDRLVLDDSDDYTDSLENNKPSAKTTGNDPKLECSGEEPWRPGSANSCASANTGSNNSGGKFRRLQLKWEMLSTAESPVTPTGETSPAAARGSKIPRPVSSPVRPQAPAIQSPAKNTHRGIPVPVRKGVSPTSTAPRAAPSRNTTPKKPPHPAHRNIPEKPTRKVAEKRVTQTNVAVAKNTQGVKKTATSRVDGVSGVGAPRPSSLPYGRAAPPPAAPRRAASSSAARASAQHHAKHKYVRTLWHRLPSDSGHLAFNEGERLRLILEVDDQHLLCCRGDQKGLVPRDAVLLEDF
- the LOC121740516 gene encoding uncharacterized protein LOC121740516 isoform X3, whose product is MRIKTYSDYRPNGPPPRLGLKAASPGVDEDCNSNTSLAGSQHSTHDELDSHCDNSGYLWLLDYNPMFRDGSCHHISVLSSVSASYKGLSDLTSRFEFASRYKDLARDLDANLAEADMESFKTEDIHALLMTADLPHDTIIDDIAHDSNPQGEMFASISSSLVERFQLDSSMSAASSFQGEESVGSINTMSICKSELLFSPVKEAVHGVHFSVDSLDCELPTEQDLILTCQANKDNYTIAFEGSVTIYSEDNECIEPAVIQKHDNLVKENINIGLDSDERTRRNLELLERCKKLTHKLTTSMARSELGLTTWSKLKKQTSQSPLQRHPSGNNNGDSNDSADVINEMNNSVIKSQSLPNLYRRKLMSSSINSAALSNSTVDSFTVNQRLTGTSACMKVYDVSQNRSSHGSQLSEPMSTSSTENQTSSDKSQTKQSFNLVKLFMKQKSNSNEGIVSMDQLDRSDCWPSSSGGESGESMGEQKLGDSRTLCSDRPQIDLPRDGQDESLVYDEIRSVNPFNRVYDEVLVEEDEVEGSKTSDNESQVYAVVNKSHARRTNISNSPSKLRANRKSCSSTSATSISSCSESDGTQIYRFNRVLQKENCDTKSTSTHLEADTIDKSMQTSIQASTASRDREMIKLMESSFLDKLKEGDCEKPVFVLYPNYTLPDISFLNGRPNIYLNPIKVNLKPKSNENKRSRMQVRGKRPFSCNDVEMLKKKGVGHIKDWDSLNFLLPPECKQMLSEMPEIRQHIKEKECRCSEKYPLSKQKNRPMSCDCQHLANNTTVSSSSSTATQPSSGYRGSSTMLTDSSAQNSPAPTGNFNPLFVYRYDSATSSEASCTNNEAQRINPTIPKRSLSLAEQNRLAKQGEFAPPRPPLPKSILRKSVDKNKKANAHNKRYSMFEMDEFLNDAVVCNATVGEQKTKRRSLQEPYYLQNQPNCDYRKNNDLAAKRLSQQFLDAAEKDADYNEYFQDEGVGTESSLDSGKSNEIQYRRPHTPPLPKPRTKKLEYIEFPPPDALISSADLQQLEEFLKLSGFNCQNMDEWDQNQVQKVRNQVTKFLQMKRSQEENQRSTDSSGSSCNSKKSVSFAQKPDPKGETQHASVKAVEELKVQSLTTPPNSPNLSAMVAQRHYQGKNLAEIPICEEGEVTPDDFTSPTQQDGRLKYDIDISQKRALVSNVTDAVEMLIQHFAPATDQAELAFLGDSKQSPACAKIALNALCPALYAIFRDGLKENIETSFGAVNNSVWQMVEATARQGPITKSLNELVLRINSEDAVTEGLVKFNAFILGLLNSQSVDAWVSYVRTRESILAKHYDQDSLILAGCVGDPRCRALLDTLLASLEPLKLLPFNLDLMFEMRELHRSFKKIESDMRAASRPTTINSPPLTLNQRNLLKLVRSVQSSVSVEDCQTSVIMRHKEPKKEPSTPDLLNDTAQVKTVVDKNRPRSCVNPAPVGYDICPNNSRIELDTRRWSGVHLGSKLMQAFDRLVLDDSDDYTDSLENNKPSAKTTGNDPKLECSGEEPWRPGSANSCASANTGSNNSGGKFRRLQLKWEMLSTAESPVTPTGETSPAAARGSKIPRPVSSPVRPQAPAIQSPAKNTHRGIPVPVRKGVSPTSTAPRAAPSRNTTPKKPPHPAHRTSRVDGVSGVGAPRPSSLPYGRAAPPPAAPRRAASSSAARASAQHHAKHKYVRTLWHRLPSDSGHLAFNEGERLRLILEVDDQHLLCCRGDQKGLVPRDAVLLEDF